The proteins below come from a single Roseiflexus sp. RS-1 genomic window:
- a CDS encoding aspartate carbamoyltransferase catalytic subunit, with protein sequence MSVPAEAGKRRDRRRHVLDLDDFSTQEIEEILETAVSMKEVLGRAIKQVPTLRGKTIVNMFFEESTRTRISFELAGKALSANVVNFTARGSSVEKGESLIDTVRTLQALGADMLVMRHSESGAPYLAAQYFHGSVINAGDGRHAHPTQALLDLFTVRQRLGRIEGLKVVIVGDILHSRVARSNLWGFTRMGASVTLCAPQTLIGPESFWKATWPDLTITSNLDECIKDADVIMTLRLQKERMEAGLLPSLREYSRFFAITAERVARAAPHCLVMHPGPMNEGVEIMPDVATSAQSVIEEQVANGVAVRMALLYRLSGE encoded by the coding sequence ATGAGCGTACCTGCGGAGGCGGGAAAACGACGGGATCGTCGCCGGCACGTGCTCGATCTCGACGATTTCTCAACTCAGGAGATCGAAGAGATTCTCGAAACCGCCGTCAGCATGAAAGAGGTGCTGGGGCGGGCAATCAAGCAGGTGCCGACCCTGCGCGGTAAAACGATCGTCAACATGTTCTTTGAAGAGAGCACCCGCACCCGGATTTCGTTTGAACTCGCCGGGAAAGCGCTCTCCGCCAATGTCGTCAACTTCACGGCGCGCGGCAGCAGCGTCGAGAAGGGTGAATCGCTGATCGACACCGTGCGAACATTGCAGGCGCTTGGCGCCGATATGCTGGTCATGCGCCACAGTGAGTCAGGAGCGCCGTACCTGGCAGCGCAGTATTTCCACGGTTCGGTGATCAACGCTGGCGACGGGCGCCATGCGCACCCGACCCAGGCGCTCCTCGATCTCTTTACAGTGCGGCAGCGACTGGGGCGTATCGAGGGTCTCAAGGTGGTGATCGTCGGCGACATTCTGCATAGCCGGGTTGCGCGGTCTAATCTGTGGGGCTTTACCCGTATGGGCGCTTCGGTGACACTCTGTGCGCCGCAGACGTTGATCGGTCCGGAGTCGTTCTGGAAAGCGACCTGGCCCGACCTGACGATCACCAGCAACCTGGACGAGTGTATCAAAGATGCCGATGTGATTATGACCCTGCGCTTGCAGAAGGAGCGAATGGAAGCAGGGTTGCTCCCTTCCCTGCGAGAGTACAGTCGCTTTTTTGCCATCACTGCTGAGCGCGTGGCGCGCGCTGCGCCGCACTGCCTGGTGATGCACCCCGGTCCGATGAACGAAGGCGTCGAGATCATGCCCGATGTCGCCACATCAGCCCAATCCGTGATCGAAGAGCAGGTCGCGAATGGCGTGGCAGTGCGGATGGCGTTGCTCTACCGTCTCTCTGGCGAGTGA
- the pyrR gene encoding bifunctional pyr operon transcriptional regulator/uracil phosphoribosyltransferase PyrR, whose amino-acid sequence MGEKQILDADDIRRAITRIAHEIAERNAGVRDVALVGIRRRGAPLAMRIAAALEEIERVRVPVGVLDITLYRDDLGIRGPAPVVHATDIPFDISGRTVVLVDDVLYTGRTIRAALDALTDFGRPARIQLAVLIDRGHRELPIRADFVGKNVPTSRDERIATRLHEVDGGVDGVFIVRTTATSG is encoded by the coding sequence ATGGGGGAAAAGCAGATCCTGGATGCTGATGATATCCGCCGCGCCATCACTCGTATTGCGCACGAGATCGCCGAGCGCAACGCCGGGGTGCGTGATGTGGCGCTCGTCGGCATCCGGCGACGTGGCGCTCCGCTGGCGATGCGCATTGCGGCTGCACTCGAAGAGATCGAGCGCGTGCGCGTGCCGGTCGGTGTGCTGGACATCACCCTTTACCGTGACGACCTCGGCATCCGCGGTCCGGCGCCGGTCGTGCACGCTACCGATATTCCCTTCGACATCAGTGGGCGCACGGTCGTGCTTGTCGATGATGTGCTCTACACCGGGCGCACTATTCGCGCAGCGCTCGATGCACTGACCGATTTCGGCAGACCGGCGCGCATTCAGCTGGCGGTGCTGATCGATCGCGGTCATCGCGAGTTGCCGATCCGCGCCGATTTCGTGGGGAAAAACGTACCTACCTCGCGCGATGAACGGATCGCCACCCGCCTGCATGAGGTCGATGGCGGCGTGGATGGCGTCTTCATCGTGCGCACCACAGCGACCAGCGGGTAA
- a CDS encoding SRPBCC family protein, producing the protein MSSVEHSIFINVPVDTVFEALLRVEDAPKWVVGLEEVHDVTGRNVGDTFAWTFKMAGTLTFRGKTTFAAIEPGRYLREEGSGDLSNVWVWRLTPEMSGTQVHVRIDYTVPGGALIGGILDKLFVERQNQKDLEQTLSNLKQMLEG; encoded by the coding sequence ATGTCGTCGGTGGAACACAGCATCTTCATCAATGTGCCGGTTGATACGGTGTTCGAGGCGCTTCTGCGCGTCGAAGACGCGCCGAAATGGGTTGTCGGTCTCGAAGAAGTGCACGATGTGACCGGGCGCAACGTTGGCGACACGTTTGCCTGGACGTTCAAAATGGCGGGAACGCTGACCTTTCGCGGCAAAACAACCTTCGCCGCGATTGAACCGGGGCGCTATCTGCGCGAAGAGGGGAGCGGCGACCTGTCGAATGTCTGGGTGTGGCGCCTGACCCCCGAAATGAGCGGCACACAGGTGCATGTGCGCATCGACTACACGGTCCCGGGCGGCGCTCTGATCGGCGGGATTCTCGACAAACTGTTCGTTGAACGGCAGAACCAGAAAGACCTGGAGCAAACGCTGAGCAACCTGAAACAGATGCTCGAAGGGTAG
- the folK gene encoding 2-amino-4-hydroxy-6-hydroxymethyldihydropteridine diphosphokinase, whose protein sequence is MAQHETTVYIGLGSNIGDRVARLRESVVRLSQVIKVTRASRLYVQAPLGYVSQHAFINAVVEGRTTLKPFDLLVELQKIERAMGRRRGIQYGPRPIDLDILFYGTAQMESFELTIPHPRLAQRAFVLKPLAELAPDLMHPVLYYTVTQLLADVDDADQVKLYDPGV, encoded by the coding sequence ATGGCGCAGCATGAAACAACCGTCTATATCGGGCTTGGCAGCAACATTGGTGACCGCGTTGCCCGGCTACGGGAATCGGTCGTGCGTTTGAGCCAGGTCATCAAGGTTACGCGCGCCTCACGCCTGTATGTGCAGGCGCCGCTGGGCTATGTCAGCCAGCATGCGTTCATCAATGCAGTGGTTGAAGGTCGCACGACGCTCAAGCCGTTCGATCTGCTGGTTGAACTGCAAAAGATCGAACGTGCTATGGGGCGGCGCCGGGGGATTCAGTACGGTCCGCGCCCTATCGATCTTGACATTCTCTTTTACGGTACGGCGCAGATGGAGTCGTTTGAATTGACCATCCCCCACCCCCGTCTGGCTCAGCGCGCATTCGTCCTGAAGCCGCTTGCCGAACTTGCGCCCGATCTGATGCACCCGGTGTTGTACTATACCGTCACCCAGTTACTTGCCGATGTCGATGATGCCGACCAGGTGAAACTGTACGATCCAGGCGTCTGA
- the add gene encoding adenosine deaminase — MAVSTQQQLLPEIDEFVTRMPKVELHLHLEGAIRPSTLLALAERNDVDLPARDEAGVAQLFNYHNFHEFLTIFMVLARSLTTGRDFEQVAYELGEDLAKQRVRYAEVMISPVQYHRRALDLDEVVQGAASGFARATREYGVRFGLVFDYGRQFGVELAWQLLEHAIRNMPYGVVGWSIGGDEINHPPEPFAGVFAAARRAGLQVMAHAGEVVGPASVWGAIDALGVRRVGHGIRSIDDPELITALRMRNIVLDVCPTSNVRTGAVSGLDAHPLRRLFDAGVPLTINTDDPVFFNTTLCNEYRMATRLFGFTADDLTRIALTGAHAAFLPETDSLALAHELEEEIAGLRTELGI, encoded by the coding sequence GTGGCTGTGAGCACCCAGCAGCAACTGCTCCCCGAGATCGATGAGTTCGTCACCCGCATGCCGAAGGTTGAACTGCACCTTCACCTGGAAGGCGCTATTCGTCCCTCTACCCTGCTGGCGCTTGCCGAACGCAACGACGTCGATCTGCCAGCGCGCGATGAAGCGGGGGTGGCGCAACTCTTCAACTATCACAACTTCCACGAATTCCTGACCATCTTCATGGTTCTGGCGCGATCCCTGACAACCGGGCGCGATTTTGAGCAGGTGGCGTATGAACTTGGCGAGGATCTGGCGAAACAGCGCGTTCGCTATGCTGAAGTGATGATTTCGCCGGTTCAGTATCATCGCCGCGCTCTCGATCTCGATGAAGTGGTGCAGGGTGCAGCATCCGGTTTTGCACGCGCAACCCGTGAGTATGGCGTGCGGTTCGGGCTGGTCTTCGATTATGGGCGCCAGTTCGGGGTGGAACTGGCCTGGCAACTGCTGGAGCACGCTATCCGCAATATGCCCTATGGTGTGGTTGGCTGGTCGATCGGCGGCGATGAGATTAACCATCCGCCGGAGCCGTTTGCCGGAGTTTTTGCTGCGGCCCGGCGCGCGGGGTTGCAGGTGATGGCGCACGCTGGCGAAGTGGTCGGTCCTGCAAGTGTCTGGGGCGCGATCGATGCGCTGGGTGTCCGCCGCGTGGGGCATGGCATTCGCAGCATCGACGATCCAGAACTGATCACTGCCCTCCGAATGCGCAATATCGTGCTCGATGTCTGCCCGACCAGCAATGTGCGCACCGGCGCCGTCTCTGGTCTCGATGCGCATCCGCTGCGTCGCCTCTTTGATGCTGGCGTACCACTGACGATCAACACCGACGATCCGGTCTTCTTCAACACAACCCTGTGCAATGAATATCGCATGGCAACCCGGCTTTTCGGCTTTACCGCCGATGACCTGACGCGGATAGCGTTGACCGGCGCGCACGCGGCGTTCCTGCCCGAAACGGACAGCCTTGCACTGGCGCATGAACTTGAGGAAGAGATAGCCGGTCTGCGCACAGAACTGGGGATATGA
- the prfA gene encoding peptide chain release factor 1, translated as MIDKLANVAARYNELLDLMAQPEIATDPVRLQQYVREQRDLEPLVEAYQAYRDVERQIEDTRFLLANETDPEVRQLAQEELDHLIERRARLETDIKVLLLPRDPNDSKNVIMELRQGEGGDEAALFAADLFRMYTRYAEQRGWDVDVISATENGPGGYKEIVFEIKGEGAYSRLKYEGGVHRVQRVPATEARGRIHTSTATVAVLPEIEETEIELNPSDYRVDVFRSSGHGGQGVNTTDSAVRIVYKPGTPEEIVVTCQDSRSQLKNKASALAVLRARLYAREEEKRRKELGESRLAQVGAGERAEKIRTYNFPQDRVTDHRIGQNFSNLPGILDGDLDRLIDALIIADNAERLEAVATR; from the coding sequence CTGATCGATAAACTTGCCAACGTCGCTGCACGCTACAACGAACTGCTCGATCTGATGGCGCAACCCGAGATCGCCACCGATCCCGTTCGGTTGCAGCAGTATGTGCGTGAGCAGCGCGACCTTGAACCGCTCGTCGAGGCGTATCAGGCGTACCGCGATGTGGAACGCCAGATCGAGGATACCCGCTTCTTGCTGGCGAACGAGACCGATCCGGAGGTGCGTCAACTCGCCCAGGAGGAACTGGACCATCTCATCGAGCGCCGCGCCCGACTCGAGACGGATATCAAGGTCTTGCTGCTGCCGCGCGACCCGAATGACTCGAAGAATGTCATCATGGAGCTGCGACAGGGCGAAGGCGGCGACGAGGCGGCGCTCTTCGCCGCAGACCTGTTCCGCATGTATACGCGCTACGCCGAACAGCGCGGGTGGGATGTGGACGTCATCAGCGCAACGGAGAACGGTCCCGGCGGCTATAAAGAGATTGTGTTCGAGATCAAGGGCGAAGGGGCGTATAGCCGCCTCAAGTACGAAGGCGGCGTTCATCGCGTGCAGCGGGTGCCGGCCACCGAAGCGCGCGGGCGGATTCACACCTCTACTGCCACCGTCGCCGTCCTGCCGGAAATTGAAGAGACCGAGATCGAACTGAACCCGTCCGATTATCGGGTCGATGTCTTTCGTTCGAGCGGGCATGGCGGTCAGGGGGTCAACACCACCGACTCGGCGGTGCGGATTGTGTACAAGCCGGGAACGCCGGAAGAAATCGTTGTGACCTGTCAGGATAGTCGTTCGCAACTGAAGAACAAGGCATCGGCGCTCGCCGTCTTGCGCGCCCGTCTCTATGCTCGCGAAGAAGAGAAGCGCCGCAAAGAACTGGGAGAGTCGCGTCTGGCGCAGGTCGGCGCCGGCGAACGCGCCGAGAAGATTCGCACCTATAACTTTCCGCAAGACCGGGTGACGGATCATCGGATCGGGCAAAACTTCTCGAATCTTCCAGGTATCCTCGATGGCGATCTTGACCGTCTGATCGATGCGCTGATCATTGCTGACAACGCCGAACGCCTTGAGGCTGTGGCAACTCGCTGA
- the rpsU gene encoding 30S ribosomal protein S21, producing MRVERRDGETVDQLLRRFNKVVVAERITKTFREKMHFISESEKRKEKRRRAERNRRKKALQQAQQG from the coding sequence ATGCGAGTAGAACGACGCGACGGCGAGACCGTTGATCAATTGCTTCGTCGATTCAACAAGGTTGTTGTTGCCGAGCGCATCACCAAGACCTTCCGCGAGAAGATGCATTTTATTTCTGAAAGCGAAAAGCGCAAAGAAAAGCGTCGCCGTGCTGAGCGCAATCGCCGCAAGAAGGCATTGCAGCAGGCTCAGCAGGGTTAA